In Archangium violaceum, the following are encoded in one genomic region:
- a CDS encoding cupin-like domain-containing protein — protein MTSRDMQIERRSDISPKEFIKSYLGKNRPVVITDAMRDWKIASVWSPEYFQKTLGSMKVTLQGDFFSPMEKQTLSDYIAALPEYESHVDENGRVSRTLPYLRYSVKPEMEQDFGAEALKVAQGMWSRPYFMPARGYLYPMAGLFHSDPTQERYPGFGVYISPRGAITKLHQDGDLSNAILCQVYGRKRCFLFPPECEPSLPKDREFLLRKVEDINIHRRPTYGSAEPLETILEAGDILFIPRSWFHEVYTLGRSVSLTYNFVHMSEAFKTFGPHAPWPPSILKLHLDHQLRRMRNRRKQAA, from the coding sequence ATGACTTCGCGAGACATGCAGATTGAGCGGCGTAGCGACATCTCTCCCAAGGAGTTCATCAAGAGCTACCTGGGGAAGAACCGGCCTGTCGTCATCACGGATGCGATGCGCGACTGGAAGATCGCCTCGGTGTGGTCACCGGAATACTTCCAGAAGACGCTGGGGAGCATGAAGGTCACGCTCCAGGGTGACTTCTTCTCCCCGATGGAGAAGCAGACGCTCTCGGACTACATCGCGGCACTCCCCGAGTACGAGAGTCACGTCGATGAGAACGGGCGTGTGAGCAGGACACTCCCCTATCTGAGGTACAGCGTGAAGCCAGAGATGGAACAGGACTTCGGCGCCGAGGCCTTGAAGGTGGCTCAGGGCATGTGGTCGAGACCGTATTTCATGCCAGCCCGTGGGTACCTGTACCCCATGGCGGGCCTGTTCCATTCGGATCCCACCCAGGAGAGATACCCGGGATTTGGTGTCTATATCTCTCCGCGGGGAGCCATCACGAAGCTCCATCAGGACGGCGATCTGAGCAACGCCATCCTCTGCCAGGTGTACGGCCGCAAGCGCTGCTTCCTCTTCCCTCCCGAGTGCGAGCCATCCCTCCCCAAGGACAGGGAGTTCCTGTTGCGCAAGGTCGAGGACATCAACATCCACCGCCGTCCGACCTATGGCTCGGCGGAGCCGCTCGAGACGATCTTGGAGGCCGGCGACATCCTCTTCATCCCCCGCTCCTGGTTCCACGAGGTCTACACCCTCGGGCGAAGCGTATCCCTCACATACAACTTCGTTCACATGAGCGAGGCATTCAAGACGTTTGGCCCGCACGCCCCCTGGCCGCCCTCCATCTTGAAGCTGCACCTGGATCATCAACTTCGCCGCATGCGCAACCGGAGGAAGCAGGCCGCATAG
- a CDS encoding ABC transporter ATP-binding protein — MTEPDVVKGPGTGRWSVVAERVASLKNLLPLLRMVWASGRGVVVANLVLRLVAALVPVAVLAVARWIVDGVVAAVGAHQGMTPQLARLVALEFVLAAVGALLGRLIQYFNILLAEKYTRHASLQLMDHASRLDLATYEDPSFYDRMERARVQATDRIVTVEMIARFLQQAVTTVSLGIGILVFSPWLLLGIVICLVPAAVAEARFGARIYALNFRLTPKRRELDYLRQLGASKESAKELKIFGLSPFLRHRYEQLSGELLGELVTVWRRAIGGLSMLSVLGVLGYYGAYAFVVYEAARGELSVGSLAFLTGAIVAANRTFQEMFSTAVGIADQSLYLKDLLSFFSLKPTIRSGERALKVPRPIRQGFEFRNVTFKYPGRVEPVLQGASFHLRPGERLALIGENGQGKTTIVKLLMRLYDPTEGQILLDGVDLREYDIEDLWREMGVIFQDFARYDMTAADNIAVGRIEQRGDRALIEESARKSLANTVIDRLPGGYEQILGRRFEGGVDLSGGEWQKLALSRAYMRDAQVLVLDEPTAALDARAELDVFTHFGELARGKMALLISHRFSTVRMADRILVLTGGRIVEEGNHEQLITLGGRYSTMYELQASRYR; from the coding sequence ATGACGGAGCCAGACGTCGTGAAAGGACCCGGGACCGGTCGCTGGTCCGTCGTCGCGGAGCGGGTGGCCTCGCTCAAGAACCTCCTGCCGCTGCTGCGCATGGTCTGGGCCTCGGGCCGTGGGGTGGTGGTGGCGAACCTCGTGCTGCGCCTGGTCGCGGCGCTGGTGCCCGTGGCCGTGCTGGCCGTGGCGCGATGGATCGTCGATGGCGTGGTGGCCGCCGTGGGAGCCCACCAGGGGATGACGCCGCAGCTGGCCCGGCTGGTCGCGCTCGAGTTCGTCCTGGCCGCGGTGGGGGCGCTCCTCGGGCGCCTCATCCAATACTTCAACATCCTGCTCGCGGAGAAGTACACGCGGCACGCGAGCCTCCAGTTGATGGACCACGCCTCGCGGCTCGACCTGGCGACCTACGAGGATCCCTCCTTCTACGACCGGATGGAGCGGGCGCGTGTGCAGGCCACGGATCGGATCGTGACGGTCGAGATGATCGCCCGCTTCCTGCAGCAGGCGGTCACCACGGTGAGTCTTGGCATCGGCATCCTGGTGTTCTCCCCGTGGCTGTTGTTGGGCATCGTCATCTGCCTGGTGCCGGCGGCCGTGGCCGAGGCGCGCTTCGGGGCCCGCATCTACGCGCTCAACTTCCGGCTCACGCCCAAGCGACGCGAGCTCGACTACCTGCGCCAGCTGGGTGCGAGCAAGGAGAGCGCCAAGGAGCTGAAGATCTTCGGCCTGAGCCCGTTCCTCCGGCACCGCTATGAGCAGTTGTCGGGTGAGCTGCTGGGCGAGCTGGTGACGGTGTGGCGGCGGGCCATCGGCGGCCTGTCCATGCTGTCGGTCCTGGGGGTGCTCGGCTACTACGGCGCGTACGCGTTCGTCGTCTACGAGGCGGCACGCGGCGAGCTGAGCGTGGGCTCTCTGGCGTTCCTGACCGGTGCGATCGTCGCCGCGAACCGGACGTTCCAGGAGATGTTCTCCACCGCCGTGGGGATCGCCGATCAGTCCCTGTACCTCAAGGATCTGCTGAGCTTCTTCTCCCTGAAGCCGACCATCCGGTCCGGTGAACGGGCGCTCAAGGTCCCCCGCCCGATACGCCAGGGTTTCGAGTTCCGGAATGTGACCTTCAAGTACCCGGGCCGGGTGGAGCCAGTCCTCCAGGGGGCGAGCTTCCACTTGAGGCCGGGAGAGCGGCTCGCGCTGATCGGGGAGAACGGCCAGGGCAAGACGACGATCGTCAAGCTGCTGATGCGGCTCTACGATCCGACCGAGGGGCAGATCCTGCTCGATGGCGTGGATCTGCGCGAGTACGACATCGAGGACCTGTGGCGCGAGATGGGCGTCATCTTCCAGGACTTCGCCCGCTACGACATGACGGCCGCCGACAACATCGCGGTGGGGCGCATCGAGCAGCGGGGTGACCGGGCGCTCATCGAGGAGTCGGCGCGCAAGAGCCTGGCCAACACGGTGATCGACCGTCTGCCCGGAGGGTACGAGCAGATCCTCGGCCGCCGCTTCGAAGGGGGCGTCGATCTCTCGGGAGGAGAGTGGCAGAAGCTCGCGCTCTCGCGGGCGTACATGCGGGACGCGCAGGTGCTCGTCCTGGATGAGCCGACGGCGGCGCTGGACGCGCGAGCCGAGCTGGATGTGTTCACCCACTTTGGCGAGCTGGCGCGGGGCAAGATGGCCCTGCTGATCTCGCATCGCTTCTCCACCGTGCGGATGGCGGACCGCATCCTCGTCCTCACGGGGGGAAGAATCGTCGAGGAGGGCAACCACGAGCAGCTCATCACGCTGGGGGGGCGCTACTCGACGATGTACGAGCTACAGGCATCACGCTACCGTTGA
- a CDS encoding alpha-amylase family glycosyl hydrolase, whose translation MRALPSHSPGAFLLSRHWAAVLLAGVLAASVSQAAEAGPVASATTASPPGWKTDWARGAVFYEVFVRSFQDSDGDGVGDLKGLTSRLDYLKELGVDAIWLMPIFESPSYHGYDTEDYENINSDYGTNADFEAFVREAHARGMRVILDFVINHTSAEHPWFIQSASSRSSPKRDWYIWREDDPGWIQPFGDKRTWHKKNGSYFYGVFWEGMPDLNLRNQEVRAEMKRVTRLWLDRGVDGFRLDAARHMIETGPGKEGQNNTPDTHAYWKDLSDYVRSIKPEALLIGEMWDTTPAIAAYYGSTREVRGGDELPMTINFPLSDAVREAVKTGETVPLAAKLEEIHRLYPAGVLDGTFLTNHDQPRLAALLDNDPAKLRSAAALLLTLPGSPFLYYGEELGIWNTIGGGDVRQRTPMPWDGSPNAGFITNRPWYYITRGRPWAPLAPGHETANVATEQADPDSLLSHYRRLTRLRRDSRAIREGTLKLLTPTVGSSPVFAFTLEAGSDKVLVLHNLGKSPAEVTYPYKVTETLFGKDVGGQKLETGWTGTLPAQSSVVLRIQ comes from the coding sequence ATGCGCGCTCTCCCTTCCCATTCCCCTGGAGCGTTCCTCCTCTCGCGGCACTGGGCCGCGGTCCTCCTGGCGGGGGTGCTCGCGGCCTCCGTCTCCCAGGCCGCCGAAGCCGGGCCCGTGGCCAGCGCGACCACCGCGTCGCCTCCCGGCTGGAAGACCGACTGGGCGCGCGGCGCCGTCTTCTACGAGGTCTTCGTCCGCAGCTTCCAGGACTCGGATGGTGACGGCGTTGGCGACCTGAAGGGCCTCACCTCGCGGCTCGACTACCTGAAGGAGCTGGGCGTCGACGCCATCTGGCTGATGCCCATCTTCGAGTCGCCCAGCTACCACGGCTACGACACGGAGGATTACGAGAACATCAACTCCGACTACGGCACCAACGCCGACTTCGAGGCGTTCGTCCGCGAGGCGCACGCACGCGGCATGCGTGTCATCCTCGACTTCGTCATCAATCACACCTCCGCGGAGCACCCGTGGTTCATCCAGTCCGCGTCCTCGCGCAGCTCGCCCAAGCGGGACTGGTACATCTGGCGCGAGGATGATCCGGGTTGGATCCAGCCCTTTGGTGACAAGCGCACCTGGCACAAGAAGAACGGCTCGTACTTCTACGGTGTCTTCTGGGAGGGCATGCCGGACCTGAACCTGCGCAACCAGGAAGTGCGCGCGGAGATGAAGCGGGTGACGCGGTTGTGGTTGGACCGGGGCGTGGACGGCTTCCGGCTGGACGCCGCGCGCCACATGATCGAGACGGGCCCTGGCAAGGAGGGTCAGAACAACACCCCCGATACGCACGCCTACTGGAAGGATCTCTCCGACTACGTCCGGAGCATCAAGCCCGAGGCGCTGCTCATCGGTGAGATGTGGGACACGACTCCCGCCATCGCCGCCTACTACGGCTCCACCCGCGAGGTCCGCGGCGGCGACGAGCTGCCGATGACCATCAACTTCCCGCTCTCCGACGCCGTCCGCGAGGCGGTGAAGACGGGCGAGACCGTTCCCCTCGCTGCCAAGCTGGAGGAGATCCATCGCCTCTACCCGGCGGGCGTGCTGGACGGCACCTTCCTGACCAACCACGACCAGCCCCGCCTGGCCGCGCTGCTCGACAATGATCCGGCGAAGCTGAGGAGCGCCGCCGCCCTCCTGCTCACGCTGCCGGGCTCGCCGTTCCTGTACTACGGAGAGGAGCTCGGAATCTGGAACACCATCGGGGGAGGGGACGTGCGCCAGCGCACGCCCATGCCGTGGGATGGCTCGCCCAACGCCGGCTTCATCACCAACAGGCCCTGGTACTACATCACCCGAGGTAGGCCCTGGGCCCCCCTCGCCCCCGGCCACGAGACGGCCAACGTCGCCACCGAACAGGCGGATCCGGACTCGCTGCTGTCGCACTATCGCCGGCTCACGCGCCTGCGGCGGGACTCACGGGCGATTCGTGAGGGCACGCTGAAGCTGCTCACGCCGACGGTGGGCAGCTCGCCCGTGTTCGCCTTCACGTTGGAGGCGGGCTCGGACAAGGTGCTCGTCCTCCACAACCTGGGCAAGAGCCCCGCCGAGGTGACGTACCCGTACAAGGTGACGGAGACCCTGTTCGGAAAGGACGTGGGGGGTCAGAAGCTCGAGACCGGGTGGACCGGCACGCTCCCCGCCCAATCGAGCGTGGTGCTGCGAATCCAGTAG
- a CDS encoding nucleotidyltransferase family protein, with protein MATTGLVLLAAGGSTRLGHSKQLLRWNGKSLLRRAAETALASGCHPVVVVLGAEAEAHRAELEGLPVRVVENARWREGMGGSLRLGMEALRGEPSLEAVVLMVCDQPAVTAEHLMALTRTHQERGQPIIASGYAGTVGVPALFDRSLFAELEALPASAGARPLLTKEPGRVAVVPLPGGELDVDTPEDVERLLRT; from the coding sequence ATGGCCACCACGGGACTGGTGCTGCTGGCGGCTGGAGGCTCCACGCGGTTGGGGCACTCCAAGCAGTTGCTGCGCTGGAACGGCAAGAGCCTGCTGAGGCGCGCGGCCGAGACGGCGCTGGCCTCGGGCTGCCACCCGGTGGTGGTGGTGCTGGGAGCCGAGGCCGAGGCCCACCGCGCGGAGCTGGAGGGACTGCCCGTGCGCGTGGTGGAGAACGCGCGCTGGCGGGAGGGCATGGGCGGCTCGCTGCGCCTGGGGATGGAAGCACTGCGCGGGGAACCGTCGCTGGAGGCGGTGGTGCTGATGGTGTGCGATCAGCCCGCGGTGACAGCCGAGCACCTGATGGCACTGACGCGGACCCACCAGGAGCGGGGCCAGCCCATCATCGCCTCGGGGTACGCGGGAACGGTGGGAGTGCCCGCGCTCTTCGACCGGAGCCTCTTCGCCGAGCTGGAGGCGCTTCCGGCCAGCGCGGGGGCACGGCCGCTGCTCACGAAGGAGCCGGGCCGGGTGGCCGTGGTACCGCTGCCCGGAGGTGAGCTGGACGTGGACACCCCCGAGGACGTCGAGCGCCTGCTCCGGACGTGA
- a CDS encoding XdhC family protein — MKESRALMESWEALRAQGAPCVLATVVGVTGSAYRRPGARMLMTEEHWHAGSVSGGCLERELLRKAFWLTSEGRPARLVFDSLSEDEAVFLRTGCGGRVELLLERLRPDDALNPVEFVSGCVRRRQAGLMATVLHTEGTSPVELAARLLLDADGQVRASPGLREAVPGLEADARAVLAEGGSRTRTYDVEGGKLELFLEVVQPPQPLVVFGSGHDVVPLVEAARAVGWHVTVVSRRPQELSARLAGRADLVVGSPPETALSAVVLGPRTAAVIMSHGYETDRTLLEALLHSPVRYIGVLGPRSRTERMLEELAREGRAGTEAQRARVYGPAGLDVGAEGPEEIAVSIIAEVRAIMAGRSGGFLKDRKGPIHGGPSGS, encoded by the coding sequence GTGAAGGAATCGCGGGCCCTGATGGAGTCGTGGGAGGCCCTGCGCGCGCAGGGCGCTCCCTGTGTGCTGGCCACGGTGGTGGGAGTCACCGGCTCGGCGTACCGGCGCCCCGGGGCCCGCATGTTGATGACGGAGGAGCACTGGCACGCGGGCAGTGTCAGCGGCGGCTGCCTGGAGCGGGAGCTGCTGCGCAAGGCCTTCTGGCTCACCTCCGAGGGCAGGCCGGCACGCCTCGTCTTCGACTCGCTGTCCGAGGACGAGGCGGTGTTCCTGCGCACCGGGTGCGGAGGCCGGGTGGAGCTGCTGCTGGAGCGGCTCCGGCCGGACGACGCGCTCAACCCGGTGGAGTTCGTCTCCGGCTGCGTGCGGCGGCGCCAGGCGGGGCTGATGGCCACGGTGCTGCACACCGAGGGCACGTCCCCGGTGGAGCTCGCGGCACGGCTGCTGCTGGACGCGGACGGACAGGTGCGGGCCTCGCCGGGGCTTCGGGAGGCCGTGCCGGGACTGGAGGCGGACGCGAGGGCCGTGCTGGCCGAGGGCGGCTCGCGCACGCGCACCTACGATGTAGAGGGCGGGAAGCTGGAGCTCTTCCTCGAGGTGGTGCAACCGCCACAGCCGCTGGTGGTGTTCGGCAGCGGGCATGACGTGGTGCCACTGGTGGAGGCGGCGCGAGCGGTGGGCTGGCACGTGACGGTGGTGTCGCGCCGGCCGCAGGAGCTGAGCGCGCGGCTGGCGGGCCGGGCGGACCTGGTGGTGGGCAGCCCTCCGGAGACGGCGCTCTCGGCGGTGGTGCTGGGCCCGCGCACGGCGGCCGTCATCATGAGCCACGGCTACGAGACGGATCGCACGCTGCTGGAGGCGCTGCTGCACTCGCCGGTGCGCTACATCGGCGTGCTGGGCCCGCGCAGCCGCACCGAGCGCATGCTGGAGGAGCTGGCTCGCGAGGGACGGGCGGGCACCGAGGCCCAGCGCGCGCGGGTGTACGGGCCGGCCGGACTGGACGTGGGCGCCGAGGGCCCGGAGGAGATCGCCGTCTCCATCATCGCCGAGGTGCGCGCCATCATGGCGGGACGGAGTGGCGGCTTCCTCAAGGACCGCAAGGGTCCCATCCACGGCGGGCCTTCGGGAAGCTGA
- a CDS encoding xanthine dehydrogenase family protein molybdopterin-binding subunit: protein MSDKIIGQPLDRVDGRLKVTGQAQYAAEFNPPNMTYAVIVQSTVPRGSVLRMQTAEAEKAPGVLAVLTPRNAPKLPGVDKFAAVPILPRLTVMQDSEVLYNGQPIALVVADTLERATHAASLVRTFYVDKPAKLDMEAELENGQPAPAQFGPPPGHTRGDAAAALAAAKVRVEATYRTPTEHHNPMEPHASIAVWDDPEHLTVYDANQGVFFTRQFIAGLIGLPQENIRIISRYVGGGFGCKALPWSHLILSIMAAKAVNRPVKLVLSRRQMFTLVGYRPKTLQKVELAADAKGKLTAIRHTGYSETSENDGFNEPFSNISGMLYACPNVTASQQIVRLSTSTPTFMRGPGEAPGTYALESAMDELAYALKMDPLELRRINHADKDPEDGRPWSSKSLLECYRWGAERFGWKKRSLQPRSMRDGDVLIGWGMGTATFPAFRSPASALARVMADGTAVVQCGGSDLGTGAYTVFTQVAAEELKLPAEKVRAEMGDTVLPPGPLAGGSSTTASATPAIRNAAIEARRKLVQLAVADKASPLHGLAEKDVDAEAGRLFSLKDKSRGETYAQLLARQGLPHVEGKADAAPLPEERKYSSHAFGVHFVEVRVDEALGTVRVSRIVSAMGAGRILNPKTARSQIIGGVIFGLGMALTEETLRDPRTGRVMTADLADYHVPVQADVPDIDVHFVDEKDPHVNPMGVKGIGEIGTTGVAAAVANAVFHATGKRVRDLPITLDKLL, encoded by the coding sequence ATGAGTGACAAGATCATCGGCCAGCCCCTGGATCGGGTGGACGGCCGGCTGAAGGTGACGGGCCAGGCGCAGTACGCCGCGGAGTTCAACCCGCCCAACATGACCTACGCCGTCATCGTGCAGAGCACGGTGCCGCGCGGCAGCGTGCTGCGCATGCAGACGGCGGAGGCGGAGAAGGCGCCCGGCGTGCTCGCGGTGCTCACCCCACGCAACGCGCCCAAGCTGCCGGGCGTGGACAAGTTCGCCGCCGTGCCCATCCTGCCCCGGCTCACGGTGATGCAGGACAGCGAGGTGCTCTACAACGGCCAGCCCATCGCCCTGGTGGTGGCCGACACGCTGGAGCGCGCCACGCACGCCGCCTCGCTGGTGCGCACCTTCTACGTGGACAAGCCCGCCAAGCTGGACATGGAGGCGGAGCTGGAGAACGGGCAGCCGGCCCCGGCCCAGTTCGGCCCGCCCCCGGGCCACACCCGCGGGGACGCGGCGGCCGCGCTGGCGGCGGCCAAGGTGCGCGTGGAGGCCACCTACCGCACCCCCACCGAGCACCACAACCCCATGGAGCCCCACGCCTCCATCGCGGTGTGGGACGACCCCGAGCACCTCACCGTGTACGACGCCAACCAGGGCGTCTTCTTCACGCGCCAGTTCATCGCCGGGCTCATCGGGCTGCCGCAGGAGAACATCCGCATCATCTCGCGCTACGTGGGTGGAGGCTTCGGGTGCAAGGCGCTGCCCTGGTCCCACCTCATCCTGAGCATCATGGCCGCCAAGGCCGTGAACCGCCCGGTGAAGCTGGTGCTCAGCCGCCGGCAGATGTTCACCCTCGTGGGCTACCGGCCCAAGACGCTGCAGAAGGTGGAGCTGGCCGCGGACGCCAAGGGCAAGCTCACCGCCATCCGCCACACGGGCTACTCGGAGACGTCCGAGAACGACGGCTTCAACGAGCCCTTCTCCAACATCAGCGGCATGCTGTACGCGTGCCCCAACGTGACGGCCTCGCAGCAGATCGTCCGGCTGAGCACGTCCACCCCCACCTTCATGCGTGGCCCGGGTGAGGCGCCCGGCACCTATGCGCTCGAGAGCGCCATGGACGAGCTGGCGTACGCGCTGAAGATGGATCCGCTGGAGCTGCGGCGCATCAACCACGCGGACAAGGATCCGGAGGATGGCCGCCCCTGGTCCAGCAAGTCGCTGCTGGAGTGCTACCGCTGGGGAGCCGAGCGCTTCGGCTGGAAGAAGCGCTCGCTGCAGCCGCGCTCGATGCGCGACGGGGACGTGCTCATCGGTTGGGGCATGGGCACCGCCACCTTCCCCGCCTTCCGCAGCCCCGCCTCCGCCCTGGCGCGGGTGATGGCGGATGGCACCGCGGTGGTGCAGTGCGGCGGCTCCGACCTGGGCACCGGCGCCTACACCGTCTTCACGCAGGTGGCCGCCGAGGAGCTGAAGCTGCCCGCGGAGAAGGTGCGCGCGGAGATGGGTGACACGGTGCTGCCGCCTGGTCCGCTCGCGGGTGGCTCGTCCACCACGGCCTCCGCCACGCCCGCCATCCGCAACGCCGCCATCGAGGCGCGCCGCAAGCTGGTGCAGCTCGCCGTGGCGGACAAGGCCTCGCCACTGCACGGGCTGGCCGAGAAGGACGTGGACGCCGAGGCTGGACGGCTCTTCTCGCTCAAGGACAAGAGCCGGGGCGAGACGTATGCCCAGCTGCTGGCGCGCCAGGGTCTGCCCCACGTGGAGGGCAAGGCCGACGCGGCGCCCCTCCCGGAGGAGCGCAAGTACTCCTCGCACGCCTTCGGCGTCCACTTCGTCGAGGTGCGTGTGGACGAGGCGCTGGGCACGGTGCGCGTCAGCCGCATCGTGTCCGCCATGGGAGCCGGCCGCATCCTCAACCCCAAGACGGCGCGCAGCCAGATCATCGGCGGCGTCATCTTCGGCCTGGGCATGGCGCTCACCGAGGAGACGCTGCGCGACCCGAGGACGGGACGGGTGATGACGGCGGACCTGGCCGACTACCACGTGCCCGTGCAGGCGGACGTGCCCGACATCGACGTGCACTTCGTCGACGAGAAGGATCCGCACGTCAACCCCATGGGGGTGAAGGGCATTGGAGAGATTGGCACCACGGGCGTCGCCGCCGCGGTGGCCAACGCAGTCTTCCACGCCACCGGCAAGCGCGTGAGGGACCTCCCCATCACCCTGGACAAGCTGCTGTGA
- a CDS encoding FAD binding domain-containing protein, protein MNPFNYVQSLELDSSVDSVSRAPEASFLAGGTGLLDLMKLGVENPAALVDVRKLPLAKIEELPDGGIRLGALARNSDVAHHPLIRERYPVLSQALLAGASGQIRNMATVGGNILQRTRCSYFRDTATPCNKREPGSGCSALEGINRGHAVLGTSDACIATHPSDMCVPLAALGATVRVKGPKGERTLPFTDLHLLPGNTPHRETALEHGELVLSVDLPALPAARRSLYMKVRDRASYAFALASVAAVLDVEGGRIREARLALGGVGTKPWRALGAEQKLAGQAPSPEVFKAAAEAALEGARPREHNGFKVELARRLVVRALTTLGGRS, encoded by the coding sequence ATGAATCCCTTCAACTACGTGCAGTCGCTGGAGTTGGACTCCAGCGTCGACAGCGTCAGCCGCGCGCCCGAGGCCTCCTTCCTGGCCGGCGGAACGGGCCTGTTGGATCTGATGAAGCTGGGGGTGGAGAACCCCGCCGCGCTGGTGGACGTGCGCAAGCTTCCCCTGGCGAAGATCGAGGAGCTCCCCGACGGCGGCATCCGCCTCGGCGCCCTCGCGCGCAACAGCGACGTGGCCCACCACCCGCTCATCCGCGAGCGCTACCCGGTGCTCTCCCAGGCCCTGCTCGCGGGCGCCTCGGGGCAGATCCGCAACATGGCCACCGTGGGCGGCAACATCCTGCAGCGCACCCGCTGTTCCTACTTCCGCGACACGGCCACCCCCTGCAACAAGCGCGAGCCCGGCTCGGGCTGCTCCGCGCTCGAGGGCATCAACCGCGGCCACGCGGTGCTGGGCACCAGCGACGCGTGCATCGCCACGCACCCCTCGGACATGTGCGTGCCCCTGGCCGCCCTGGGCGCCACCGTGCGCGTCAAGGGACCCAAGGGCGAGCGCACCCTGCCCTTCACCGACCTGCACCTGCTGCCGGGCAACACGCCCCACCGCGAGACGGCCCTGGAGCACGGGGAGCTGGTGCTCTCGGTGGACCTGCCGGCCCTGCCGGCCGCGCGCCGCTCGCTGTACATGAAGGTGCGCGATCGCGCCTCCTACGCCTTCGCCCTGGCCTCGGTGGCCGCGGTGCTCGACGTGGAGGGCGGACGCATCCGCGAGGCCCGGCTGGCGCTGGGCGGCGTGGGCACCAAGCCGTGGCGCGCCCTGGGCGCCGAGCAGAAGCTGGCTGGCCAGGCCCCCTCGCCCGAGGTGTTCAAGGCGGCGGCGGAGGCGGCGCTCGAGGGCGCCCGTCCCCGCGAGCACAATGGTTTCAAGGTGGAGCTGGCGCGGCGGCTCGTCGTGCGCGCCCTGACGACGCTGGGAGGTCGCTCATGA
- a CDS encoding (2Fe-2S)-binding protein: protein MTDPKQTPPDELATQEALTTEAPGATRREFLATATAATVGSAILLEACGHVAPATEGSAPSTPAPTTSTPAPASEVEVALKINGQQRTLKVDPRTSLLDALRERMQLTGTKKGCDHGQCGACTVLVDGRRELSCLSLAVMQQGAEVLTVEGLAKGDTLHPLQQAFLENDAFQCGYCTPGQLMSAAGLMSEPCGPSDADVRECMSGNICRCSAYPNIVAAIQQVRQLSKPKL, encoded by the coding sequence ATGACGGACCCGAAGCAAACCCCCCCGGACGAGCTGGCAACCCAGGAGGCCCTCACAACAGAGGCCCCGGGAGCCACCCGCCGCGAATTCCTCGCCACCGCCACCGCGGCCACGGTGGGCAGTGCCATCCTGTTGGAGGCCTGTGGCCACGTGGCCCCCGCCACCGAGGGCTCCGCGCCCTCCACCCCCGCCCCCACCACCAGCACCCCCGCTCCTGCCTCCGAGGTGGAGGTGGCCCTGAAGATCAACGGCCAGCAGCGGACGCTGAAGGTGGATCCGCGCACCAGCCTGCTCGACGCGCTGCGCGAGCGCATGCAGCTCACCGGCACCAAGAAGGGCTGTGATCACGGCCAGTGCGGTGCCTGCACGGTGTTGGTGGATGGCCGGCGCGAGCTGAGCTGTCTGTCGCTCGCCGTCATGCAGCAGGGCGCGGAGGTCCTCACGGTGGAGGGCCTCGCCAAGGGCGACACCCTGCACCCGCTGCAGCAGGCCTTCCTGGAGAACGATGCCTTCCAGTGTGGCTACTGCACCCCCGGCCAGCTCATGAGCGCGGCCGGCCTCATGTCCGAGCCCTGTGGGCCCTCGGACGCGGACGTGCGCGAGTGCATGAGCGGCAACATCTGCCGCTGCAGCGCCTATCCCAACATCGTCGCCGCCATCCAGCAGGTGCGGCAGCTCTCCAAGCCCAAGCTGTAG